Proteins found in one Chlamydia pneumoniae TW-183 genomic segment:
- the dapA gene encoding 4-hydroxy-tetrahydrodipicolinate synthase, whose product MHLLTATVTPFFPNGTIDFASLERLLSFQDAVGNGVVLLGSTGEGLSLTKKEKQALICFACDLQLKVPLFVGTSGTLLEEVLDWIHFCNDLPISGFLMTTPIYTKPKLCGQILWFEAVLNAAKHPAILYNIPSRAATPLYLDTVKALAHHPQFLGIKDSGGSVEEFQSYKSIAPHIQLYCGDDVFWSEMAACGAHGLISVLSNAWPEEAREYVLNPQEQDYRSLWMETCRWVYTTTNPIGIKAILAYKKAITHAQLRLPLSIEDFDLENVSPAVESMLAWPKLRTSVFSYS is encoded by the coding sequence ATGCATTTACTTACAGCAACTGTTACACCTTTTTTCCCTAATGGCACTATAGATTTTGCTAGCTTAGAACGTCTTTTATCTTTTCAAGATGCAGTTGGGAATGGAGTGGTTCTTTTAGGGAGCACTGGAGAAGGCCTTTCGCTAACAAAAAAGGAAAAACAAGCACTGATTTGCTTTGCTTGTGATCTACAGCTTAAAGTTCCTCTTTTTGTTGGGACTTCGGGAACCCTTCTAGAGGAAGTCTTAGATTGGATTCATTTTTGCAATGACTTGCCTATCTCGGGATTCTTAATGACAACTCCCATCTATACGAAGCCTAAACTATGCGGTCAAATCTTATGGTTCGAAGCAGTACTCAATGCTGCAAAACATCCCGCGATTCTTTATAACATTCCATCTCGTGCAGCCACGCCCTTATATTTAGATACTGTAAAAGCCTTGGCTCATCATCCACAATTTTTGGGAATCAAAGATTCTGGAGGCTCTGTAGAAGAGTTCCAGAGTTATAAGAGCATCGCTCCTCATATCCAACTTTATTGTGGAGACGATGTTTTTTGGAGCGAGATGGCGGCATGTGGAGCCCATGGTTTAATCTCTGTCTTATCGAATGCTTGGCCTGAAGAAGCCCGAGAGTATGTGCTGAACCCTCAAGAACAAGACTATCGTTCTTTATGGATGGAGACGTGTCGGTGGGTATATACCACAACAAATCCTATTGGAATTAAAGCGATCCTTGCCTACAAAAAAGCTATTACTCACGCTCAGCTGCGCTTGCCCTTGTCTATAGAAGATTTTGATTTGGAGAATGTATCTCCTGCTGTAGAAAGTATGCTTGCCTGGCCGAAGTTACGTACCTCTGTGTTCTCCTATTCTTAA
- a CDS encoding DUF1978 domain-containing protein, giving the protein MLLLISGALFLTLGIPGLSAAISFGLGIGLSALGGVLMISGLLCLLVKREIPTVRPEEIPEGVSLAPSEEPALQAAQKTLAQLPKELDQLDTDIQEVFACLRKLKDSKYESRSFLNDAKKELRVFDFVVEDTLSEIFELRQIVAQEGWDLNFLINGGRSLMMTAESESLDLFHVSKRLGYLPSGDVRGEGLKKSAKEIVARLMSLHCEIHKVAVAFDRNSYAMAEKAFAKALGALEESVYRSLTQSYRDKFLESERAKIPWNGHITWLRDDAKSGCAEKKLRDAEERWKKFRKAVFWVEEDGGFDINNLLGDWGTVLDPYRQERMDEITFHELYEKTTFLKRLHRKCALAKTTFEKKRSKKNLQAVEEANARRLKYVRDWYDQEFQKAGERLEKLHALYPEVSVSIRENKIQETRSNLEKAYEAIEENYRCCVREQEDYWKEEEKREAEFRERGNKILSPEELESSLEQFDHGLKNFSEKLMELEGHILKLQKEATAEVENKILSDAESRLEIVFEDVKEMPCRIEEIEKTLRMAELPLLPTKKAFEKACSQYNSCAEMLEKVKPYCKESLAYVTSKERLVSLDEDLRRAYTECQKRFQGDSGLESEVRACREQLRERIQEFETQGLDLVEKELLCVSSRLRNTECDCVSGVKKEAPPGKKFYAQYYDEIYRVRVQSRWMTMSERLREGVQACNKMLKAGLSEEDKVLKEEEYWLYREERKNKEKRLVGTKIVATQQRVAAFESIEVPEIPEAPEEKPSLLDKARSLFTREDHT; this is encoded by the coding sequence ATGCTCTTACTGATTTCAGGAGCTCTCTTTCTGACGTTAGGGATTCCAGGATTGAGTGCAGCAATTTCTTTTGGATTAGGCATCGGTCTCTCCGCATTAGGAGGAGTGCTGATGATTTCGGGACTACTATGTCTTTTAGTAAAACGAGAGATTCCGACAGTACGACCAGAAGAAATTCCTGAAGGGGTTTCGCTGGCTCCTTCTGAGGAGCCAGCTCTACAGGCAGCTCAGAAGACTTTAGCTCAGCTGCCTAAGGAATTGGATCAGTTAGATACAGATATTCAGGAAGTGTTCGCATGTTTAAGAAAGCTGAAAGATTCTAAGTATGAAAGTCGAAGTTTTTTAAACGATGCTAAGAAGGAGCTTCGAGTTTTTGACTTTGTGGTTGAGGATACCCTCTCGGAGATTTTCGAGTTGCGGCAGATTGTGGCTCAAGAGGGATGGGATTTAAACTTTTTGATCAATGGGGGACGAAGCCTCATGATGACTGCAGAATCTGAATCGCTTGATTTGTTTCATGTATCGAAGCGGCTAGGGTATTTACCTTCTGGGGATGTTCGAGGGGAGGGGTTAAAGAAATCTGCGAAGGAGATAGTCGCTCGTTTGATGAGCTTGCATTGCGAGATTCACAAGGTGGCGGTAGCGTTTGATAGGAATTCCTATGCGATGGCAGAAAAGGCGTTTGCGAAAGCGTTGGGAGCTTTAGAAGAGAGTGTGTATCGGAGTCTGACGCAGAGTTATAGAGATAAATTTTTGGAGAGTGAGAGGGCGAAGATCCCATGGAATGGGCATATAACCTGGTTAAGAGATGATGCGAAGAGTGGGTGTGCTGAAAAGAAGCTTCGGGATGCCGAGGAACGTTGGAAGAAATTTAGGAAAGCAGTCTTTTGGGTAGAAGAAGACGGGGGCTTTGACATCAATAATCTCCTTGGAGACTGGGGGACAGTGCTTGATCCTTATAGACAAGAGAGAATGGACGAGATAACGTTCCATGAGTTGTATGAAAAAACTACGTTTTTGAAAAGACTGCACAGAAAGTGTGCGTTAGCGAAAACAACCTTTGAAAAGAAGAGATCTAAAAAGAATTTGCAGGCAGTCGAGGAGGCGAATGCACGTAGGTTGAAATATGTAAGGGATTGGTATGATCAGGAGTTTCAGAAAGCAGGGGAGAGATTAGAGAAACTGCATGCTTTGTATCCTGAGGTTTCAGTCTCTATAAGAGAGAACAAAATACAAGAGACGCGCTCTAATTTAGAGAAAGCCTATGAGGCTATCGAAGAGAACTATCGTTGCTGTGTCCGAGAGCAAGAGGACTACTGGAAAGAAGAAGAGAAAAGGGAAGCGGAGTTTAGGGAGAGGGGAAACAAGATTCTTTCTCCTGAGGAGCTGGAAAGTTCTTTGGAGCAATTCGACCATGGTTTGAAAAATTTTTCTGAGAAATTAATGGAATTGGAAGGGCATATCTTAAAACTTCAGAAAGAAGCCACAGCAGAGGTGGAGAATAAAATACTTTCAGATGCAGAGAGCCGCCTTGAGATTGTATTTGAAGATGTCAAGGAGATGCCCTGTCGAATTGAGGAGATAGAGAAGACGCTGCGTATGGCGGAGCTGCCCCTACTTCCTACGAAGAAGGCGTTTGAGAAGGCCTGCTCACAATATAATAGCTGCGCAGAGATGTTGGAGAAGGTGAAGCCTTACTGCAAGGAGAGCCTCGCCTATGTGACTAGCAAAGAGCGTTTAGTGAGCTTGGATGAAGATTTACGACGAGCCTACACAGAGTGTCAGAAGAGATTCCAGGGGGATTCGGGTTTGGAGTCGGAAGTAAGAGCCTGTCGAGAGCAACTGCGAGAGCGGATCCAAGAGTTTGAAACTCAAGGGCTGGACTTGGTGGAAAAAGAGTTGCTTTGTGTGAGTAGTAGATTAAGAAATACAGAGTGCGATTGTGTATCTGGTGTTAAGAAAGAAGCACCTCCTGGTAAGAAGTTTTATGCCCAGTATTATGATGAGATTTATCGAGTTAGAGTTCAATCCCGATGGATGACGATGTCTGAGAGATTGAGAGAGGGAGTTCAAGCATGCAACAAGATGTTGAAGGCAGGCCTAAGCGAAGAAGATAAGGTTCTTAAAGAAGAAGAGTATTGGTTGTATCGAGAGGAGAGAAAGAATAAAGAGAAACGTTTGGTTGGTACTAAGATAGTAGCAACGCAGCAGCGAGTTGCAGCATTTGAATCCATAGAAGTTCCTGAGATTCCTGAGGCCCCAGAGGAGAAACCGAGTTTGCTGGATAAAGCGCGTTCTTTATTTACTCGCGAGGACCATACCTAG
- a CDS encoding IncA family protein produces the protein MLFLISGALFLTLGISGLSAAISFGLGIGLSALGGVLVVSGLLCLLAKREVPTVRPEEIPEGVSVAPSEEPALQATQKTLAQLPKELDQLDRYIQEVVSCLGKLKDLRCEDQGLLKDAKEKLQVFDFVWKDMMTEFVELQQIMDQEGWYLKCLIQEMRDIGSTLFMSQVSLFKLWEWLGYLPSGDVRGERLKKSAREVVDRFMRRICDTRKVAMTFDRNAYGVAKTAFEKAFGALETCVYKSMTESYREAFCEYKKTKILRDEEKILRICYLELRR, from the coding sequence GTGCTTTTCTTGATTTCAGGAGCTCTCTTTCTGACGTTGGGGATTTCAGGATTGAGTGCAGCAATTTCTTTTGGATTAGGCATAGGTCTCTCTGCGTTAGGAGGAGTGCTTGTTGTCTCAGGACTTCTATGTCTTTTAGCAAAACGAGAGGTTCCGACAGTACGACCAGAAGAAATTCCTGAAGGGGTTTCTGTGGCTCCTTCTGAAGAGCCAGCTCTACAGGCAACTCAGAAGACTTTAGCTCAGCTGCCTAAGGAATTGGATCAGTTAGATAGGTATATTCAGGAAGTGGTCTCATGTTTAGGAAAGCTAAAAGATCTTAGGTGTGAAGATCAAGGTCTTTTAAAAGATGCTAAGGAGAAACTTCAAGTTTTTGACTTTGTCTGGAAAGACATGATGACCGAGTTTGTAGAGCTACAACAGATCATGGATCAAGAGGGGTGGTATCTAAAGTGCCTGATTCAGGAGATGCGGGATATAGGAAGCACACTTTTTATGAGTCAGGTTAGTTTATTTAAATTATGGGAATGGCTTGGGTATTTACCTTCTGGGGATGTTCGAGGGGAGCGGTTAAAGAAATCTGCTCGTGAGGTTGTGGATCGCTTTATGAGAAGGATTTGCGATACGCGGAAGGTGGCCATGACTTTTGATAGGAATGCCTATGGAGTGGCGAAGACGGCCTTTGAAAAGGCTTTTGGAGCTCTGGAAACGTGTGTATATAAGAGTATGACAGAGAGTTATAGAGAGGCCTTTTGTGAGTATAAGAAGACGAAGATCCTTAGGGATGAGGAGAAGATATTAAGGATATGTTATCTCGAGTTGAGGAGATAG
- a CDS encoding thioredoxin domain-containing protein has product MPEPLYTNKLITEKSPYLLLYAHTPVNWYPWGAEAFHIAAIENKPVFLSIGCKHSRWCQVMLQESYTNPEIAAMLNEYFVNVKVDKEELPYVAKLYGDLAQMLAVSGDHQETVSWPLNVFLTPDLVPFFSVNYLGNEGKLGLPSFPQIIDKLHFMWEDAEEREALVEQAMKVLEIASFLEGCVRKEILDESSLKRTVAALYQDIDPHYGGVKAFPKRLPGLLLQFFLRYSLEYQESRGLFFVDRSLSMVALGGVRDHIGGGVYSYTIDDKWLIPAFEKRLIDNALMALNYLEAWACLGKEEYRGIGKQILSYILSELYSPEVGAFYSSEQAENWGAGGQNFYTWSVEEISNALGEDAEIFCDYYGISREGFFNGRNILHIPVHREIEELSEKYHRSIEAIEDIVDRSRDILKGIRAQRSHRSKDDLSLTFNNGWMIYTFAYAGRLLGEVEYIEIGKKCGEFVRNSLYKHHELYRRWREGEAKYRASLEDYGALILGVLALYESGCGSFWLSFAEELMQEVVLSFRSEEGGFYSVDGRDSTLLIKQSPLSDGETISGNALICQCLLSLHLITEKKHYLTYAEDILQIAQAYAHTHKFSSLGLLIASQNYFSRKHVKVLIALGDQEDRSPVLKCLSGLFLPYLSLIWMTQENQEHLETVLPEYEHCLIPKGDCTATTIYVLEVDQCKRFKDLELFRRYLISL; this is encoded by the coding sequence ATGCCTGAGCCTCTATATACGAATAAGCTAATCACAGAGAAATCTCCATATTTGCTTCTTTATGCTCATACCCCTGTTAATTGGTATCCTTGGGGAGCTGAGGCATTTCATATTGCAGCTATCGAGAATAAGCCCGTCTTCTTGTCTATAGGATGCAAGCATTCTCGATGGTGTCAGGTGATGTTGCAGGAGAGCTACACGAATCCTGAAATTGCTGCTATGCTCAATGAATACTTCGTGAATGTAAAAGTAGATAAGGAAGAACTTCCCTATGTAGCCAAGCTGTATGGTGATCTTGCTCAGATGCTTGCCGTTTCCGGAGATCACCAAGAAACTGTCTCCTGGCCTTTAAACGTCTTTCTTACTCCCGATCTCGTTCCTTTTTTCTCTGTAAACTATTTGGGGAACGAGGGAAAACTCGGTCTTCCCTCATTCCCACAAATTATTGATAAGCTTCATTTTATGTGGGAGGATGCTGAGGAAAGAGAAGCTCTCGTCGAACAGGCAATGAAAGTTCTGGAAATCGCGTCGTTTTTAGAGGGGTGTGTAAGAAAAGAGATCTTAGACGAGAGCTCTCTAAAGCGAACCGTAGCCGCGTTATACCAAGATATCGATCCCCATTATGGAGGAGTGAAAGCATTTCCTAAACGATTGCCAGGTTTGCTCTTACAATTTTTCCTCCGATACAGCCTCGAATATCAGGAGAGCCGAGGCTTATTTTTTGTAGATCGCTCTTTGAGTATGGTGGCTTTGGGAGGAGTTCGAGATCACATTGGCGGGGGAGTTTATTCATACACTATCGACGATAAGTGGTTGATCCCCGCTTTTGAAAAACGGCTGATTGATAATGCCTTAATGGCTTTAAATTATTTAGAAGCTTGGGCATGTCTGGGCAAAGAAGAATACCGTGGTATAGGAAAACAGATACTTTCCTATATCTTGAGTGAATTATACTCTCCAGAGGTGGGTGCCTTTTATAGCTCTGAGCAAGCAGAAAATTGGGGAGCGGGAGGACAAAATTTTTATACATGGTCTGTCGAAGAAATCTCCAATGCTTTGGGAGAAGATGCTGAGATTTTCTGTGATTACTACGGGATTTCTAGGGAGGGCTTCTTCAATGGCAGGAATATACTCCATATTCCTGTACATAGAGAAATAGAAGAGCTGTCAGAAAAATATCATCGTTCTATAGAGGCTATTGAAGATATCGTAGATAGATCTCGAGATATTTTAAAGGGGATTAGAGCCCAACGTTCCCATCGTTCTAAAGATGATCTATCTTTAACTTTTAACAATGGCTGGATGATTTATACTTTTGCCTACGCAGGCCGACTTCTTGGAGAGGTTGAGTATATTGAGATTGGGAAAAAGTGTGGGGAATTTGTCCGAAATTCCCTCTATAAACACCATGAACTTTACCGGAGATGGAGAGAGGGAGAGGCAAAATATCGAGCGAGTTTAGAAGATTATGGTGCTCTTATTTTAGGGGTGCTAGCTCTTTATGAATCAGGATGTGGATCTTTCTGGTTAAGCTTTGCTGAAGAGCTGATGCAAGAAGTCGTCCTTTCCTTCCGTTCAGAAGAAGGAGGTTTTTATAGTGTTGATGGTCGGGATAGCACCTTGCTGATCAAGCAATCTCCCCTTTCTGATGGAGAGACGATCTCAGGAAACGCTCTAATCTGTCAATGCTTGCTCTCACTGCACCTAATCACAGAAAAAAAACACTACCTGACTTATGCTGAAGACATCTTGCAGATAGCTCAAGCATATGCTCATACCCATAAGTTCTCTTCCTTAGGATTGCTGATTGCATCACAGAACTATTTTTCTAGAAAACATGTAAAAGTTTTAATTGCTTTAGGGGATCAAGAAGATCGCAGTCCTGTTTTGAAATGTCTCTCAGGTTTATTCCTTCCTTATCTATCTCTAATTTGGATGACTCAGGAGAACCAAGAACATTTAGAGACTGTGCTTCCAGAATATGAGCACTGTCTTATCCCTAAAGGGGATTGCACAGCTACGACAATTTATGTTTTAGAAGTCGATCAATGCAAAAGATTTAAAGACTTAGAATTGTTTCGTCGTTATCTAATCTCTCTATAG
- the rsmA gene encoding 16S rRNA (adenine(1518)-N(6)/adenine(1519)-N(6))-dimethyltransferase RsmA codes for MTRSSPAQLSRFLSEIQNKPKKSLSQNFLVDQNIVKKIVATSEVIPQDWVLEIGPGFGALTEELIAAGAQVIAIEKDPMFAPSLEELPIRLEIIDACKYPLDQLQEYTTLGKGRVVANLPYHITTPLLTKLFLEAPDFWKTVTVMVQDEVARRIVAQPGGKDYGSLTIFLQFFADIHYAFKVSASCFYPKPQVQSAVIHMKVKETLPLSDEEIPVFFTLTRTAFQQRRKVLANTLKGLYPKEQVEQALKELGLLLNVRPEVLSLNDYLALFHKMQAG; via the coding sequence GTGACAAGAAGTTCTCCTGCACAACTCTCCCGGTTTCTTTCTGAAATTCAAAATAAGCCGAAGAAAAGCCTCTCTCAAAATTTCTTAGTGGATCAGAATATTGTCAAAAAAATTGTGGCAACCTCTGAGGTGATTCCTCAAGATTGGGTGTTGGAGATCGGCCCAGGATTTGGAGCCCTTACAGAAGAACTCATAGCTGCAGGAGCTCAGGTCATTGCTATTGAAAAAGACCCGATGTTTGCGCCATCTTTAGAAGAGCTCCCTATCCGCTTAGAAATTATCGATGCCTGTAAATACCCGTTAGATCAGCTTCAGGAATATACGACTTTGGGAAAAGGTCGAGTAGTAGCAAATCTTCCCTACCATATTACCACTCCATTGCTTACCAAGTTGTTTCTGGAAGCCCCAGATTTCTGGAAAACAGTGACGGTTATGGTCCAAGATGAAGTGGCCCGGCGTATTGTAGCCCAGCCAGGGGGTAAGGATTATGGGTCTCTAACGATCTTTTTGCAGTTTTTTGCTGATATACACTATGCTTTTAAAGTTTCTGCTTCATGCTTCTATCCAAAACCGCAAGTGCAATCTGCAGTCATTCATATGAAAGTCAAAGAAACACTTCCTCTATCAGACGAGGAGATTCCTGTATTTTTTACTTTAACAAGAACTGCATTTCAACAGCGTCGAAAAGTACTCGCTAATACTCTAAAAGGCCTCTATCCTAAAGAGCAAGTGGAACAAGCTTTGAAGGAATTAGGATTACTTCTAAATGTGCGTCCTGAAGTATTGAGTCTTAATGATTATCTTGCTCTCTTCCATAAGATGCAAGCGGGTTAA
- a CDS encoding 1-deoxy-D-xylulose-5-phosphate synthase has protein sequence MTSSSCPLLDLILSPADLKKLSISQLPGLAEEIRYRIISVLSQTGGHLSSNLGIVELTIALHYVFSSPKDKFIFDVGHQTYPHKLLTGRNNEGFDHIRNDNGLSGFTNPTESDHDLFFSGHAGTALSLALGMAQTTPLESRTHVIPILGDAAFSCGLTLEALNNISTDLSKFVVILNDNNMSISKNVGAMSRIFSRWLHHPATNKLTKQVEKWLAKIPRYGDSLAKHSRRLSQCVKNLFCPTPLFEQFGLAYVGPIDGHNVKKLIPILQSVRNLPFPILVHVCTTKGKGLDQAQNNPAKYHGVRANFNKRESAKHLPAIKPKPSFPDIFGQTLCELGEVSSRLHVVTPAMSIGSRLEGFKQKFPERFFDVGIAEGHAVTFSAGIAKAGNPVICSIYSTFLHRALDNVFHDVCMQDLPVIFAIDRAGLAYGDGRSHHGIYDMSFLRAMPQMIICQPRSQVVFQQLLYSSLHWSSPSAIRYPNIPAPHGDPLTGDPNFLRSPGNAETLSQGEDVLIIALGTLCFTALSIKHQLLAYGISATVVDPIFIKPFDNDLFSLLLMSHSKVITIEEHSIRGGLASEFNNFVATFNFKVDILNFAIPDTFLSHGSKEALTKSIGLDESSMTNRILTHFNFRSKKQTVGDVRV, from the coding sequence ATGACTTCGTCTTCTTGCCCCCTTTTAGACCTGATATTGTCTCCTGCAGATTTAAAGAAACTCTCTATTTCTCAGCTTCCTGGTTTAGCTGAAGAAATCCGTTATCGCATCATCTCTGTATTATCACAAACAGGAGGCCACTTATCTTCAAATCTTGGAATCGTAGAGCTTACTATAGCCTTACATTACGTGTTCTCTTCCCCAAAAGATAAATTTATTTTTGATGTAGGACATCAGACCTATCCTCATAAACTACTGACAGGAAGAAATAATGAAGGATTTGACCATATACGCAATGACAACGGCCTCAGTGGTTTTACCAACCCTACGGAGAGTGACCACGATTTATTTTTCTCTGGACATGCAGGGACGGCATTGTCTTTAGCTCTAGGAATGGCTCAAACAACCCCTTTAGAATCACGCACACACGTCATTCCCATCCTTGGAGATGCTGCATTCTCTTGTGGTCTTACCTTAGAAGCGTTGAACAATATTTCAACAGATTTATCGAAGTTTGTTGTTATTTTGAATGACAACAATATGTCGATCTCTAAAAACGTAGGAGCCATGTCTCGAATCTTTTCCCGATGGCTACACCACCCTGCAACCAATAAACTCACTAAGCAAGTGGAAAAATGGCTCGCTAAAATTCCACGCTATGGGGATAGCTTAGCAAAGCACAGTCGGAGACTTTCACAATGTGTTAAAAATCTCTTCTGTCCCACTCCTTTATTTGAACAATTCGGATTAGCGTATGTCGGCCCTATAGACGGTCATAATGTTAAAAAACTGATCCCCATCCTTCAGTCCGTTCGTAACCTCCCTTTTCCTATTCTTGTCCACGTCTGTACAACTAAGGGGAAGGGCCTAGACCAAGCCCAAAATAACCCTGCAAAGTATCACGGAGTCAGAGCAAACTTCAATAAGCGAGAATCCGCAAAACATCTTCCCGCGATTAAGCCTAAGCCTTCTTTCCCTGATATATTTGGCCAAACGCTATGTGAACTTGGAGAGGTTTCCTCACGTCTCCATGTGGTGACTCCTGCAATGTCTATAGGATCTCGTTTGGAAGGTTTCAAACAGAAGTTCCCAGAACGCTTCTTTGATGTAGGGATTGCTGAAGGCCATGCAGTGACTTTCAGTGCAGGCATTGCAAAAGCCGGCAATCCTGTGATCTGTTCTATATATTCTACATTTTTACACCGTGCTCTCGATAATGTTTTCCACGATGTTTGCATGCAAGATCTTCCCGTGATTTTTGCTATAGATCGTGCAGGACTTGCCTATGGTGATGGACGTAGTCATCACGGCATCTATGATATGAGTTTCCTACGTGCGATGCCCCAGATGATTATCTGTCAGCCACGTAGCCAGGTGGTATTCCAACAGCTACTGTATTCTTCTCTACACTGGTCCTCTCCTTCTGCTATCCGCTACCCCAATATCCCAGCTCCTCATGGAGACCCACTCACTGGAGATCCAAATTTCCTAAGATCCCCAGGCAATGCTGAGACCCTCTCACAAGGTGAGGACGTTCTCATCATAGCTCTTGGAACCCTCTGCTTCACGGCCCTATCTATAAAACATCAGTTGCTTGCTTATGGCATCTCCGCAACTGTTGTAGACCCGATCTTTATAAAACCTTTTGATAACGATCTTTTCAGTCTTTTACTGATGAGTCACTCTAAGGTGATTACCATAGAAGAGCACTCCATTCGAGGAGGATTAGCGTCCGAGTTTAATAATTTTGTAGCTACGTTCAATTTTAAGGTCGATATCTTAAATTTTGCAATCCCCGATACATTCCTATCCCATGGGAGTAAGGAAGCCCTCACAAAATCTATAGGCCTTGATGAGAGTAGTATGACCAACCGCATTCTCACTCATTTCAACTTCAGATCAAAAAAGCAGACTGTTGGAGACGTCAGAGTTTAA
- a CDS encoding exodeoxyribonuclease VII small subunit: MEEVPFENAMQRLEEIVDLMNQPTTSLDASLALYEEADALMRICESRIRQVEQRVRELAEKRHESSLFEEQAVVR, from the coding sequence ATGGAAGAGGTCCCCTTCGAAAATGCAATGCAACGACTAGAAGAAATTGTTGACCTTATGAATCAACCCACGACTTCTTTGGATGCATCTCTAGCCCTATATGAAGAAGCTGATGCCTTAATGCGTATTTGTGAATCTCGTATTCGACAAGTAGAGCAAAGAGTCCGTGAGTTGGCAGAAAAGCGTCATGAAAGTTCTCTCTTTGAGGAACAAGCTGTAGTTCGGTAG
- the xseA gene encoding exodeoxyribonuclease VII large subunit yields the protein MSSPPQAVASLTERIKTLLESNFCQIIVKGELSNVSLQPSGHLYFGIKDSQAFLNGAFFHFKSKYYDRKPKDGDAVIIHGKLAVYAPRGQYQIVAHALVYAGEGDLLQKFEETKRRLTAEGYFATEKKKPLPFAPQCIGVITSPTGAVIQDILRVLSRRARNYKILVYPVTVQGNSAAHEISKAIEVMNAENLADVLIIARGGGSIEDLWAFNEEILVKAIHASTIPIVSAVGHETDYTLCDFASDVRAPTPSAAAEIVCKSSEEQVQVFEGYLRHLLSHSRQLLTSKKQQLLPWRRFLDRAEFYTTAQQQLDSIEIAIQKGVQGKIHESKQRYDNISRWLQGDLVSRMTCRLQSLKKMLSQALSHKALSLQVRCHQLKKSLTYPRQIQQASQKLSPWRQQLDTLISRRLHYQKEEYFHKHTRLKHAHNVLEQQLRSHVQKLELLGRRLSRGCELNLQNQKIAYANVKETLATILERRYENSVARYSALKEQLHSLNPKNVLKRGYAMLFDFNENSAMISVDSLQENARVRIQLQDGEAILTVTNIEICKLIKG from the coding sequence ATGTCATCGCCTCCACAGGCTGTTGCATCCCTAACTGAACGCATTAAGACTCTTCTTGAGTCCAATTTTTGTCAGATCATAGTGAAGGGCGAGCTTAGCAACGTCTCCCTACAACCAAGTGGTCATCTCTATTTTGGGATTAAGGATAGCCAAGCGTTTCTTAATGGTGCCTTTTTTCATTTTAAAAGTAAGTACTATGACCGCAAACCCAAAGATGGGGATGCAGTTATTATTCATGGGAAGCTTGCGGTCTATGCTCCTAGAGGACAGTACCAAATTGTAGCCCATGCTTTGGTTTACGCTGGAGAGGGCGATCTCCTACAAAAATTTGAAGAAACAAAAAGACGTCTGACTGCTGAAGGGTATTTCGCAACTGAAAAAAAGAAGCCCCTCCCCTTTGCTCCTCAATGCATTGGCGTCATTACTAGCCCAACAGGAGCTGTGATCCAAGATATCTTACGTGTACTCTCCCGGCGTGCTCGCAACTATAAAATTTTAGTTTATCCCGTCACTGTCCAAGGGAACTCTGCAGCTCATGAAATCTCCAAGGCTATTGAAGTGATGAACGCTGAGAACCTCGCTGACGTTCTTATTATTGCTCGGGGAGGAGGAAGTATTGAAGATCTCTGGGCCTTTAACGAAGAAATCTTAGTTAAAGCCATTCATGCAAGCACAATCCCTATTGTCTCTGCTGTCGGCCATGAAACTGATTACACTTTATGTGACTTTGCTTCTGATGTGCGTGCTCCCACTCCTTCTGCAGCCGCAGAGATCGTCTGTAAAAGTAGCGAAGAGCAAGTTCAGGTGTTCGAGGGATACCTCCGCCATCTACTCTCACACTCTCGCCAACTCCTCACATCAAAAAAACAGCAATTGCTTCCCTGGAGACGCTTTTTAGATCGCGCAGAATTCTATACTACAGCACAACAGCAACTCGACTCTATTGAGATCGCTATTCAAAAAGGTGTCCAAGGGAAAATTCACGAAAGCAAACAACGCTATGACAACATCTCGCGGTGGCTCCAAGGAGATCTTGTTTCCCGCATGACCTGCCGACTGCAAAGTTTGAAAAAAATGCTTTCACAAGCCCTATCCCATAAAGCACTTTCTCTCCAAGTACGTTGCCACCAACTAAAGAAAAGCCTTACCTATCCTCGCCAAATCCAACAGGCATCACAGAAATTATCCCCTTGGCGTCAACAGCTAGACACCCTAATTTCACGACGCCTCCACTACCAAAAAGAAGAATATTTTCATAAACACACACGACTCAAGCATGCTCACAATGTCTTAGAGCAACAGCTCCGTAGCCATGTGCAGAAACTGGAACTATTAGGCAGACGTCTATCGAGAGGATGCGAGCTAAATCTACAAAACCAAAAAATCGCCTATGCAAATGTCAAGGAAACTTTAGCAACAATTCTAGAACGTCGTTACGAAAATTCTGTTGCCCGCTACTCTGCGCTAAAAGAACAACTTCACTCTTTAAATCCGAAAAATGTTTTAAAACGCGGGTATGCAATGCTCTTTGACTTTAATGAAAATTCCGCTATGATTTCCGTAGACAGCTTACAAGAAAATGCTCGTGTAAGGATTCAGTTGCAAGATGGCGAGGCCATTTTAACTGTCACAAATATTGAAATTTGTAAACTTATAAAAGGCTAA